The following DNA comes from Ammospiza caudacuta isolate bAmmCau1 chromosome 15, bAmmCau1.pri, whole genome shotgun sequence.
tctgctgtgaCAGGGAAACTCTGCTCCTCCCACAGCTTCAGGGCACTGGGGTgccctgtgacactgcagaggaaaagagaaCTCCTGAGATGCCATTGGAGGTAAAGTTTGGGGagacaacagcagcagccatggagcagcttccctgcccttggggGATGCAGGACAGGGTGCAGGCACGGGGCACCACGGCAGCAGAGTCACACTCAGCATCTTCTGCACAGAGAGGCCCTGATCactgtgagctctgctgcagcttggAGGTCCCCACACAGCACCCCCATCACCACAGGTCCACACTGTGCTCCCCTATCTCTGCTGGGTAGGAGCTGCCCCAAACAGCCAGTCCAGGGCAAAGACAAATGCTCAACCTTCTCCAGCACCCCAAGAaattcagtgggaaaaaaaagctgcaagaggcagcaagAGTGGTAAACCCCTTGCAAATGTACTTCCCTTGGCCAGGGAGACCTGGGtgcagagaaagcagaaggTGTTGGTGGTGACAGTGAAGGAGGAAGCTCAGGGCTGAACCCTGGatgtgcacagcacagctcttgaGGAACATCAGCCCATGGTCATTCCTTGCCTTTCCCTGGGTCAGCCCTGCTCccgagggcagagcaggagcagcagtggcagccagGACAGCTCATCGCCCTCACggggcacaggctggggactGTGCCAGATCCATCCTGGCAAACCCAAGGTGCCCAGCTGAACCTCAGACGTGGCTCacaccatcaccatcaccatGCAGGTATTTGCTGCTCCCGTCCCACTCCATCCAGCCCTACAGAGCACAAACACCCCGGGCAGTCCAAGGGTCATTTCCCCGGCTCCTGTGGCATAGCTGGCATTCCTGATGTGTCCCACCCCGGAGAGCCAGGTCCCAGGGCTCATgcggtgtccccagccaggagAACCAGGTTGGATGAGGGTGCATCAGTTCCCGGAGCAAGGCTGCCCGCAGCCCTCTGCCCTTGCCCGTGCCTTCGGTCCCCGACAGCGCCTGCAAAGCCACGGGCGGGGACCCCCTCGTCGGGGCTGCACTGtgcccagccggggctgcaCCGGGACCCCTGAGATTCCCGGCCATCGCCTCATCCCGGTCACCCAGGGTCAGCCGCTCTGACCGGGACCGGCCCGGCGCGGGGTGGGACCCACCGGGCTGCCCGGGACCGGCCGCGGGGCTCCCTCGCCGCCCTCAGGGCTCCGCGCACGGTTCGGATCCCGGAGCTCTCACCTTCGCTGCCGCCCTGGGGCACGTCCCCGCCGCCGGTCCCGCTCCCAGTCCCCGTCCCGGAGCCCGGGCTGCCGCCGCCGCTTCGCTCTGCCCCGCTGCTCTCCCGCCGCCTGCCCGGTACGGCCACGCCCCTCCCGGTACGGTCACGCCCCTCTCGGTGCGGTCCCGCCCCCGACTCCGACGGGGCGGGTGCGGCCGGTGCctcccgggccgggctgggagcggggacCACCATGCCTCGAACCGCACCCGCAGGAACATCCCAGCCCTGCGTGACCCCACTGCCCTTAGGGACCCCCGACGGATGCCAGAGCCCGTGTGTGCGTCTGCCGTCCCCGGGACACCGGACGGGTTTGGGTCCCGCACCCAAGGAGGTTTCCCCGCCTGGTGCAGGGCCATGAAGGGCGAGGGCACGGGGGGAGCACAGGACACGGCCTCAGCCTGGGTCTGTcccaggaaggagaaaagaaagccCTGAGCATCCGTGGTGGGGTGCAGGACATGAGGGAGTGCAGGACACACAAGGGTGCCTGGGACTGGCTTTGTGAGGCACAGCTCAGCGAGGTCCGGGTATCCCTGGCTTTGTagtgtccctgctggccccgGTATTCCCGTGCCAAAGCTCCCCTCAGAGCCCTACCCAGCTCCGCAGTGCTCCAGCCTTTCTTTTGAATTGCCCCTGAATTCAGGATGGAGGCAGCATCAGCAAGGGGACCCACGGCTCTGTGTGACCCTGGCCATCGGCTGCTCGCGTTCGGAGGAAGTAGCCAGGGTGGGAGAGCGCCACACCTCATGAGGGTTTgcatatgtaattttttttttgtagaaaaaatAAGTTGCTCCGGTAGCCCCAGCGCTGCTGCCCGCACAccaccctggggctgcagagccgtCCCGCAGTCCCCACCAAGGGACACGGGGCCAGGGAATGTTGGCTCGGGGCCATCAGCCAGGGGCCGGCAGCCGTGGGATGTTGGGATACAGTGGCCAGGGAGAATCGGCTCGGGGACGGCGGCCAGGGAACATCAGCTGAGGTCCATGGGGCGGCCGGAGCACGGCCCGGGCCCCCGGCGgcggaggggctgcagggcggGACCGCAGGAAGCCGGGCCCGGGCAGGAACTTCCTTTTATGAAACACCCGCAGCCCGCGGCCGGACGAGTGTCGCACAAGCGTCGCAGGCAGCAGCGGGCCAGCTGCGGCCACAAGccctttcctctcccagcaCATTCATGCTGATCCCCTCCATTGCTCTGAGCATCCCCTGGAGCCAGCCAGGAACAGCCGGCAGCACCCTGACCCTGGTGGTGACCTTCAGGTGACACTGGAGTGGGCaggtgcccagcccagcccagttcagcagccccctgccccagctcacccCACACCACAGCGACccctttccccagccccagcatttAATTGAAATCCGCAGAAATTACAGCACGTGTCTcccccacagccacagctgccctgtGATTCCAACAGCCTCGACAAGAGCTGACAGGGCAGTGCAGAGACCTGTCCCCTCCCACAGGGACAAATTCACCCTCCCTGGttctggggcagagctgggcacctgctgaggctgctcctggaGGTGCAGCACCGCATCAGCGAGCAGAGAGAGCACAGCCGGGTTTTGGCTCACAGGTAGTtgtcctcttcctcctcctcctcctcctcctcctcatcccgTGCCAGCGCCTCGATGTCGTGGGTGATGTCGGTGATGATGCGGTTGAAGGACTCGCTCTCGGAGCGCAGGGACCAGCTGTCGTAGCTGCGCACGGCCGACGCCGACGTGTTGCTCATGCTACGCTTGATGCGGCCGAAGCTGTCGGTGAGGATCCCGCCCTCCCGGATCCCGATGCTCTCCAGGAAGGTCTCAAAGTACCCGATGTCTTGGTCAGGGATGAAGGGCCTCATTCCTGTCACAGGCACCGTAAGCCTCAGGAGGGTACCCAGCCCTACTGGTTTGTCCCATCCCAGTAAGCAACAGGGTCCTGACATCCCCTGAAGCACcagccccatgtccccaggggatgcaCAGACATCACCAGGGGTGGCTGCAGACACTCACCCAGGAGGAGGAACTTCCTGCGGTCCCCGTAGAGGCGCAGGAGCTCCGTGCAGTATTCCTGCACCGGCGTGCCCAGCCGGTACTCACGGAGCAGGATGGCAAACTGCTGGATCTCCTGTGGTGACAGCTTGTTGCGCAGCTGTGGTGACACAGGGACGGGTTTGGCTTGGGGacaccagcagcacacagccccCATCCCCCCACCCTGTGtcccactgctgctctctgcacagggagctcacaccagcctcctcccctgccccagctgctggcGCTGCCGGCCTGCTGCGTGTCCCTGTGCCCGTCCCTGTGCCCTCACCGTCACCATATagtcctgcagctgctccagccctgcgcCACTCTGGTCACTGCCACTGCAGGCAGTGGCCAGGCTGTGGTGGGAGCGGTGGAAGGAGGGCGAGGAGGTGCCGCTGTAGTACGCCTCAAAGGTCTCGTGGGAGCCATTGCTGGGGAGAACACGGGTCAGtgggtccctgtgccccctgtgtgcccagctgcCACCCACCCACTGCACAGCACCCACCATCACATGGGGCAGGGGCATCACTGCAGTGAGCACGCAGCCAAGGGCAGGGGTACCCACCCAGGGGCACCTTGGGGGTCCAGTGGCACCCACCCCAGTCCAAGGGCACCCTGGGGGAGCCCGACTcacaaggagctgcagcagctgtagTCAGCATCGTAGCCATATGTCCCATCTGTGCGGCAGCTCTCGcctgggaaaggagagcagagaCCTCATAGCAGAGACAAACCCCCCACCATGTGTCCATGTACCCCCACCCGTGTGCCCCATGACACCCCATTCAATGTTCCCACTCTTGTCTGCATCCACTCACTCCTGCTGGAGAGCCAGGGCCGTGTGGGCGTGGAGGTGTAGTGGTACCCGGCTCTGTCCACGCACTCGATGCTCTGGTCGCCGTAGATGATCTGGAACACCTGGCAGATGAGGGCACAGGACTCCTCCCCAGCATCCTGCAGGGGAAGGGCGGCGGGCAGTGAGCGCCGCTGGGTGGGCGAGCCCCGGTGGGCGGCACACGCCGGGACCGCTCACCCTGTTGGGCACGGCGAGGATGATGAGGTTGGAGTAAGCGTCCGGGCAGGGCTCCTGGGGGTCCAGGGGGTTGCTGCCGGCGTGCCGCCGCTCCCAGCTGCCGAAGCCGGTGCCGCGCTCCCAGCTGCCGCCGGCGGTGCCGGCCCGCCGCCGCTCCCAGCTGCCGCCGCACGGCTGCCGCCGCTCCCAGCTGCCCGAGGGCCGcccgcgctgccgccgctcccagctgccgccccgccgccgctccaGGCTGCCGCCCTGCCGGGCCTCctgcccgccccgcgccgcccgccaGTCCAGGCTGCAGATCGTGTGCCGCCGCTCCATCGCGCCCCCGAGCCGCCCCTCCGGCCACGAGCCCCCCGCTCGCTTCTCTGCGGGAAACGCCTCGGGCAAACCGGCCGGGGCCGCCTCGGGGTGCGCCCCGGCGGGGACCGGGTCCACTCCCAGGCCTGGGGAGCGGGGACAGACAGGGCGTCAGGGCGGGGGACTGCGCTGCCCTCCCTGCCGGgtctccagcccctgccccgacctccctgtcccaccagcccagggggatgcagggggatggggatgtgggagcCTCagtgggctggggacacccctccGGTGCTCGTTATGTAGGAGAGGATGGGACACACCAAGGCAGGGACAAGGCGGGATTTTGCCGCCCTGATAGACTCTGACAcccatctccagcccctcacagcccctcgTGGCTCGGCTGGTGGCCCCCGGCCGGACCCCCGCACCGGTTTTGAGGATGAGGAGGTGCAGGGCATCGTCGCGCAGGTAGGAGGCGGCTGCGATCTCGTGTGTGGGGATCCGCAGGATGAGCTCCTCGTTGTCGcgccaggtgagcagcaggcaGCGCGCCGAGAGGCTGAGGATGCTGTCCTGCTCCGGCGTGGTCTGCAGcggcagctccttcagctgctgcacGGACAGAGCGCGGGGGCTGCGTGGGGCACCCGGCAGGGTGGGGTACCCCGTGCCCACCCTCTGGGGAGCGGGGACCCCTCTTACCCTGGCCGtgtccagcagctgcagcacctcatCCCGGCTGGAGGGGTTCAGCGACGATGTCACCCATGTCAGATGACCTAAAAACTGGGGGAAGGAAAGCCCAGGGCAGCTTGGGGAGGCTGGGGCATGGCCCCAGGGTCAGGACACATCTCCCTGGGGTTCGGGGAGATCCTGCATTTAGGGGTTCCTCCCTGCACACGCACGGCACCACCCTCCACCCTGGGTGCTTgtctgagcagggaggggaccCGGACCCCTCTGGCCACTCTGAGTGTGGATCTCAGCACGGTGTGGTGGCCTCATGACCCCGCCCCAAGCAATCAGTGACCCCGGGCACTTTTGGGGATCCCTTTACCTTCACCTCCTTCTCCACGTAGTCGTGCAGCAGGATCTGGGGGTCGATCAGGTAGTCGGGGGGGTAGAGGGGCACGGAGTGCAGCGGGCGCCGGTAGACGCTGCTGCGGAGCGCTGCCCTCCGCGCCGCCTTGGGGAAAACCAGCCGCTTGATGGGCGACACGAAACCCTGGCAGGGGAACGGGCACGGGGACGGATCAGCACAGGGTACCCAACCCTGGCCCCCACACACGGGGTTTGTGGCACCCAGCACCCGGGGCGTGGGGGGTAACAGCTGAgagcctctctgctggccctTCGCACTGTTTGGGTGGCTCCATTCTCCCCGCCGTGTTGTGGGAGGGGTGCGGGGCCTCTCAAACCTGTGCATGGCACCCTCTCCCCCCTCCTGGCCGCCCCCCggaccccagccccagccccacgcaCCTTCTTCCCCTTCTTGGCCTCGCTGTCCATGGCAGGACGCGGTGCTGCGGCCGCCCCCTCTGCCCCGCTCGGCGCCGCGGCGCTTTCCTGTGTCGGAAACTCCACCAGGATCGCTGGGATGTGAGTTCCTGCCTCTCCTGGGGGGTGCtgggactgggctgggctgggctggcactgagactgggactgggactgggacaggaCTGGCACTGGGATAGGGGCTGAGCTATTACTTGGGCAGAAGTAGGGGCTGAAGTTGGCTGAGATGGGACTGGAACAGGGACTTAGactggtgctggggctggggttgACATTTATACCAAGATTGGGCCTGGGATTTGGCAGACTGGGGTTGCAGTGGGCTGAGATGGAACTGGAGCAGGTGCTGGGACCAAAGCAGGTGCTGATGGTGCCTGTGGGACTCTGCTGCtatggagcagcccctgcccctcactgcgGGGCTCTTTCCTGGGGCTGGTTCTGCTTCCCTATGACCCCACATCAGCCCCGTCCTcatggggcagccctgggggctcccagccctccctgcccacatCCCGTCCTTTTTGCACGgggccctggcactgggaacggccctggcactgggaacGGCCCTGGCACTGATaacagccctggcaggagcccacacagctgcctccagcgcttcgtccccacagctgcccacGGGGTCTGAACCCACCGTGATTCTGGGGTTTGCCGGGGGTCGGGGCCTCcggcaggggcaggaggaggctgaggctgGCCCGGCAGTGCCGTGTCCGGCAGCTTCCTCCCCGAGATGCTGCATCCTGCCTGTGCACCCCTTCCCTGCCGGCCACCACGCCAGGGCCACCACACCAGGCAGGCAGCgctgccacagccaccctgccctgctAATGATGTCCCCGAGCAGTCCGGGACAGAGACGAACCATCCTGCCCTGCTTTGGAGCCCCAGCTGCGAGCTGGAGGTGCCGACAAGGACAGGATCCCACAGGCGGGGCTTATTGAAATGAATTTAATATCTCATGTtgcagcaaaattaaaaatatacaaaaagtTTGTGGTATACAAAAAAGTCTCGGGACGGACCCCGGCCTCCCGCTCGCCCCCGCCCGCGCCGAGGGTCCCAGAGAAGAAGGTGGCACACAGAGTATTTACAGTACGCGACAGCAGCCGCCGGGTCCCAGCGCCGGGGGGTGCAGGGATGCGGCTGAGACCCCGCGGCAGCCCCTGCCAGAACGAGCTTCTCTCACTCCCtgaagctggagcagccctgctgccactcTGGGTGACACTCCCAGGGACCAGAACCCCACCATCCCCAGTGGGAGCTCGAGcacccctggagctgtgcccatCCTGGCCCCGGTcgtgtcccctgtcaccccagCGGGCAGGGGGGGACAGGGCgctgggtttggctgctgctgctgtggcacaggctgggaggggacaggggggtgGCCTGGGGCAGGAGTGAGACTGAGGGGTCCCCCCGAACCCCACACGTGGCCAGAATcctctgcccagagcagcccagggctgagggtACCGTGGCTTGAGTGCATAGAAAAGTGTCCCTCCACCCACCAGCGTGGCCCTGGGGTCCCCACACGAACCCCGGCGTGAAGGGCATGCCCGAATGGCGTCTCTGCCCTGGGGTGGGCAcgggcaggggcagagggagccCAGAGGAGCCGCCCGATGCTGGCACCCAGTCCCCACATGGCCCTTCCACAAATCCGCTGTGAGCCGGacccagggaggagctgccacCGCCTGGGCACCGCTCAGGGGCTGCGGTGACACTGCTTGATGCCTGCAGTGAGCCCcggcacccctggctgctgcccccaCCTTCCCTGAGGAAAAGAGACCCGGCCCCAGAGccgccccagccggggctgcccctgcccgaCCAGCACAGacccccggggctgccccagccccaccagcaccagcacGCACccccggggcagctccagccccaccagcaccagcacacacccccggggctgcccctgaCCGACCAGCACAGGCccccggggcagctccagccccaccagcaccagcacgcacccccggggctgcccctgaCCGACCAGCACAGGCccccggggcagctccagccccaccagcacaGACCGCCGGGGGCTGCTGTGACGGTGGCAGTGGAGGAGCCGTGCAGGTGACAGGGGCccagcccagtgcccagccccagccatgctctgCACCCTCCTCCAAAGGGTTTCCAAGGCTTCCAGTTAGCACCAGTTAGCACCAGTGAACCCAGTGatggccagcccagcctgctgtcACCCCAGTTACCAAGAAATGGGAAACAAAAGCAACATGATGCCACCCCACTGCCACCACACCCCTGCCAGCCCGGCCAtgtcacagggctgggcacccaCAGTGGCCCTCAGGGACCCCgcatccccacagctcccaggtgCAGCTCTCCCATCCACTCCTCCCAACCTCCAGTGCCTCACACGCTGCCCCATGGCACAGAGGGGCTCTCAGTGCTGCCCATActcccctgcccaggcagggcttggCACTGTGGCTCGGGGCAGACAGAGGCCAGAACCCTTTGGAGCCatggcaggggcacaggggatgcagggaaggcACAGGGGCCGTGGGTGTGGGGGCAAGGGGGGCAGCACAAGGCTGGGGGGTCCAacagctcccctgccctgcaaaCCCCTGTCagcccctgcacacacacacacacacacacacacacacacacacagcccccagGACAGTCCTGGCCAGGGGGCACAGGGTACAttcagcacagcccctctgtgggagCCGGTGGATCTGGGCAGGACCAGGGACACATTCAAACCCAGAGCTCGAGCAGCCCCACTCCTctggggaggcaggagcagccagggcaggtaGGGCAGGGTCTGGGAACAGGcaggggggacacagggtgaggtcaggggagggagggagggagggtcCCAGCTCAGGTTGATACTGCTGGAGTGGGGTGATGCTGATGAAGGAGTGAATGGAAATGCTCCCGGCTGGGAAGGGatgccagcccaggaggggAGAACGGCTGGGGGTGAATCCCACTTTGGGGAACCCGGGGAACGCCGGCGGCCCCGCACAAACCCCGCAGTGGTGCCAGCCAGGCCCTGCCACCCCCGGCCCCAGCGGAGGTAGAAAATGTCACACAAAATGTCACCATTCAGGTGAAAACAAACCCAATGAGATGAAGCAGTTCCTGTGGGGATTGGGGGAGGATGGGGTGCAGCCATCCTGGCCTCAGCTGGGGACCCAGCTCCGAACAAGGGGTGCAAGGTTCGTGCCCACCCACGAGGGGCCCCCTCAGGTCAGGATCTACACCCCACAGGATATTGGAGACCCCATGGAGTTGGGGACATGGCTCAACCCTGAGCCGGGGGGACTGAGGATGGATATGAAGGGGCTCACTTCGGGTTggtgtggcagagctgggggaagtGGGAGACATGGGGGGGACTGGATGGACCccggctgtccctgccccagctccctggggGCCACCAGCCGCATGTACGCCCCAGTGCAGCCAGTTCCATCCCCACGGCTCTGCCGTGGCACAGGCACCTGTGTGCTGCCCGCTGTGCCCCACCATGCCCCACCatgcccctggcagctgccagctcccatgccccatcccagggtgTCCCCGGTCCCCATCCTGCACCACTGATATGGGCCACAGCACCCACCGCCTGGGCTCAGGCACCG
Coding sequences within:
- the CCM2L gene encoding cerebral cavernous malformations 2 protein-like, translated to MDSEAKKGKKGFVSPIKRLVFPKAARRAALRSSVYRRPLHSVPLYPPDYLIDPQILLHDYVEKEVKFLGHLTWVTSSLNPSSRDEVLQLLDTARQLKELPLQTTPEQDSILSLSARCLLLTWRDNEELILRIPTHEIAAASYLRDDALHLLILKTGLGVDPVPAGAHPEAAPAGLPEAFPAEKRAGGSWPEGRLGGAMERRHTICSLDWRAARGGQEARQGGSLERRRGGSWERRQRGRPSGSWERRQPCGGSWERRRAGTAGGSWERGTGFGSWERRHAGSNPLDPQEPCPDAYSNLIILAVPNRDAGEESCALICQVFQIIYGDQSIECVDRAGYHYTSTPTRPWLSSRSESCRTDGTYGYDADYSCCSSFNGSHETFEAYYSGTSSPSFHRSHHSLATACSGSDQSGAGLEQLQDYMVTLRNKLSPQEIQQFAILLREYRLGTPVQEYCTELLRLYGDRRKFLLLGMRPFIPDQDIGYFETFLESIGIREGGILTDSFGRIKRSMSNTSASAVRSYDSWSLRSESESFNRIITDITHDIEALARDEEEEEEEEEEDNYL